From one Acidimicrobiia bacterium genomic stretch:
- a CDS encoding energy-coupling factor ABC transporter permease — protein MHIPDGFVNGATSAAFGVVSAGGLGYSIRKTGRYLSDRQVPLAGLVAAFVFAAQMFNFPVVSGMSGHLLGGVLAAVLVGPWAGFVVIAVVLAVQGTFFADGGLTALGLNVVNMGLIGAVGGYVLYRLVLGLLPRSDRSVAAAACVAAGLSVPLAALGFVAEFAIGGTADVAFGAVLGAMLGTHVLIGVGEAVLTLLVVSAVVSSRPDLVYGAPTYVGARTEELIA, from the coding sequence ATGCACATTCCCGACGGGTTCGTGAACGGGGCGACATCGGCGGCCTTCGGCGTCGTCTCCGCCGGCGGGCTCGGGTACTCGATCCGCAAGACGGGCCGGTACCTCAGCGACCGTCAGGTGCCCCTCGCCGGTCTCGTCGCCGCCTTCGTCTTCGCGGCCCAGATGTTCAACTTCCCTGTCGTCTCCGGGATGAGCGGTCACCTCCTCGGCGGCGTGCTGGCGGCGGTCCTGGTGGGACCGTGGGCGGGATTCGTGGTGATCGCAGTGGTCCTCGCCGTGCAGGGGACGTTCTTCGCCGACGGGGGGCTGACCGCGCTGGGCCTCAACGTCGTCAACATGGGGCTCATCGGAGCGGTCGGCGGATATGTCCTGTACCGGCTGGTACTCGGCCTACTCCCCCGGTCCGACCGGTCGGTGGCGGCGGCCGCCTGCGTGGCGGCCGGGCTGTCCGTCCCCCTGGCGGCCCTCGGCTTCGTCGCCGAGTTCGCCATCGGCGGGACCGCCGACGTCGCCTTCGGCGCGGTACTCGGCGCCATGCTCGGAACCCACGTCCTCATCGGTGTCGGCGAGGCCGTGCTGACCCTGCTCGTCGTCTCGGCAGTCGTGTCCAGCAGACCCGATCTCGTCTACGGCGCTCCCACCTACGTGGGAGCACGCACGGAGGAGCTCATCGCGTGA
- a CDS encoding PDGLE domain-containing protein, translating into MRDRRLVTFLALGLVVTFLLGVVVSQFASGNPDGLEFVAGQEGFADAARDHDLGDGPLADYGVSLTDNDVVNTAIAGAAGVLITLIVGYGVFALARRARGDHPVES; encoded by the coding sequence GTGAGAGACAGACGTCTCGTCACCTTCCTGGCCCTGGGCCTCGTCGTCACGTTCCTCCTCGGCGTGGTCGTCAGCCAGTTCGCCTCCGGCAACCCGGACGGGCTCGAGTTCGTCGCCGGCCAGGAGGGTTTCGCCGACGCCGCCCGCGACCACGACCTCGGCGACGGGCCGCTGGCCGACTACGGCGTCAGCCTCACGGACAACGACGTGGTGAACACGGCCATCGCCGGAGCGGCCGGCGTCCTGATCACGTTGATCGTCGGATACGGGGTCTTCGCGCTGGCGAGGCGCGCCCGCGGCGACCACCCCGTGGAGAGCTGA